The DNA sequence AGAACCTTGGATGTGTTATTTTCTTATTGGTGCTGAACATTACCCCAGATCCCGTGGACTGGGTCCCAAGTCTGATGTGGATATGAGTTTATAATCTAATTTGATTACACATGGAGCAAAACTGATAAAGGAGTTCAGTTGTCCTCAACTCCCCGCCTCGCCTTGCCTCGCCTCGCCTTTTCTTTCCCCTGCCTGTGTACTTGCCAAGGATTAGTAGGTATCCCTCTTCCCCCTGCAATTTCAACGAACTTTTCACAGCTTTTATTGCGCAGGACCTGAGCGGCACCTCTTCATCCAAAGCTGCGGCTGACCTGGCCTAGTGGATGAGGGTCCGTTTTCTCAAACAGAGGACATGGACCGACAGTTTGACAAACCGCTGATTTCGGACCTCCAAcggagagagagggggggggggggggggggagctagATTTGCTTCTATCTGCTCATGTGAATGCAGGGAATGCAGGAACTGAGAGGCTTGGTATCATGATGTTTTTTGACAGGGGTACCTGGATACCATGCACAGGAAAATGAAGTCGGGGGAGTAATCACTACCAATGCATATGTGGAGGGGTTAAGGTAATGGGTTTCAATGCCGATGCTTGCACTGCCAATTATATGGTGTCCAACTCGTCAATGGTTTTCACTTAATAAGCTGTGCAGCCCCGGGCTACTGCCACTATGGATTTCATTGTTGTATGTCTTTTGGTAAAAATCAttgttgtatttttattttttatttattggtaaAAATCATTGTTGTATTTAGACtccttttttttatccaaaatgtgaatgggggaaaagaaaaatttgcTGTAAAATAATATTCGCTGGCTTTGTTTTGATGTAAAATGCAAAAATGACattgaaaaatgagaaaaatttaCATGATGTATAATATCATTTGCAcggaatttacaaggaaaaaaacACAGCGATGACAAATAGTGTGGCTTGACATGTGTAGCTGCCTCATAAGCTTTCTGctaccccctctctctctctctctctctcaatttttaATGCACTGTCCACCCTTCCCTCTAGTCAACCATGAAATGCGACTCCACTTATGgtatgaggttttttttttttatttgaaaaacaaGAATTTGCTACACTGCAATTGGAATATGAAATGCAACTAACTTTTTGGTTACATGGCCCCTGTGCCCAGGCAAAGGGACACCTCACCCACTTTGAAATCCAAAATTCATTCATGTAAATGCACTTACGTACAGCCTGAGTTGGTGCAAGCGGCCTGGCCACAGGATCAGATAGCAATCTCTTGTCCCATTTTTTCTTAGAAAGGTTTGTCAGACTGTAAGGAGTTCAATTGTCTGCCTCGAGCAATGGGTGCATTGAGCATTCAACAGTTTGGAAGGCCTGGCCATGCACCATAGCTGTTGGATGTTTACTGAATCTCACCTTAGATGATTTTGATGCTTCGAAAGCAATTGAATCTCTCGGCAGCCTCGTGGGATCATGGTTCTAAGAATCTGAATCAGATTAGAATAGATTGGGCATGATTCGCTCTACAGATTTTGCAGTGGGCCTTTGGATTAGATCAGAATTGATTACTCCACCCTAATTTCATCGTATGCGTGATGGCTATGTGGTGTCTTATCACGCATTAAAAAAACGAACAATTTCCTAGAATCCATGAAAGAGATGGAGAGTTGCATGGGTAGGGGAAATagaggaagagatggaggagagCAATGTAATATCAGATGATTCAGGATCACGAgctcttgtttctttttttttttcttttttcccttccccaCGTTTTAGCCAGCCAGATGCCTAGTGGAAGTTCGAAATTCGAAGTTCGGGACCGTGTGGGGGTACGATATCTTGTGTGGTGACTGGTGAAGCGAAGACCTATGGACATTGCTGGTGTCTTTCGGTGCAAAAAGCGGTTTGGTTTTACTTTTGTTTGGGGAAAGGAAGAGCTCGTGATCACTGGGCTTATTGCTCATAGACTGAAACGCATCTTCGGTAATCGGTAGGTGCCACTGAGCTATTCATCAATCGAGATTCGAGATTCGAGATTcgagattctctctctctctctctccaaattaAGCAGAATATAGCTGACTGACAAAATACTAGCTatgcttttctctctctctctctctctctctctctctctctctctctctctctctctctctcacaaaaaaaaaagcagaataAAACTCTGTTCACAAATCACAACACGATAATCATAATTATTATTAACATATAAAAAGGGATATATAATAATGTTTCCAAGAAATAATATAGCAAAAGTACTCCATCCTTCGTTGTTTGTAAAGTAAAACTACTCATTACTCCCCTCCCTTGGCTGGAAACCATAAGATGCGAGTTCCCTAATTATTGGCAACCAGCTGTGCTGTTCTCTCCAGACTCCAGCGCAAGTGAAAGGAAACTCAACTCGTTCCTAATGATGATTAATCAGTAAACAAAACACATCTACTGCATcactatcttcttcttcttcttctttttacgCATATAAAGATATATAACAGCAGCTTGATTGATATATACATATAACAACAAACGAAACCAAACGACTATTGCCTGACCCTCTGGAAGAAGGGaccaacaaacaaacatacataatCGATCGAAATCCAGCGTACTTATATGCAAGAATCTAAGAACCATGAATGTCGATACTAGTTATAAATGTAATCAATCCATATTCCATATTTCAccatgacgatgacgatgacgatgatgatgatgatcatatAGAAGACATACGCTTTCGGTATAATactacttaattataataatagaTCGGTTTCTGGAGCAGCAGTAGTAGTAAGCTAAGGTAGCTAAGGCCTTGAGAATAAATCATCATCTGAAAATTCATGTTTTCGTTCATCTCATCAAACATCTCTGTCTCTGGTGCATTCGGGAGACATGGTTGGGTACCTCACCCTATCAGTGCAGTAGTTGTAGATGGTGTATTTGGAGCGGACCCACCTGAGCCTCCGCCACTGAAGGGCATCCAGATCTTGGAATTCCTTCTGATCCCACCACCTCTTCCCCTGGCTGGCGCAGTAGTTCGCGTTCACCGACGCCTCGCACCCGTCAACGTGGAAGCTCCTGTACGTCGCAACGAAGGGTGCCTTGGACCAATCCGTCTTCTCAAGCCCTCCCCTCGTAGCCCAGTCGTCCGCATTCCACAGGCTCGAGTATATCTTCATCGGCTGATTGAACGGGAATTTCACTCCCAATTCTTTGCTGTTCTTGAACACCCTTATCGGCACATCGTCCACCAAGAAcctgcaccaccaccaccaccaccacccatcATATCATATCCACAGTCCACTCCCCAATTAATAATTTTAAACACTTCACACTTAGTTAATTGCATTCATTCACTCCTTCACTCACCACCTCAACTAGGGAAAGGACCCAAACCAAAAATAATTGAAACTCCTCCCCTCCTCCACCTATAAActctttgttattttcttttgggaGTGGGTGGGTGTTTGAATGAAGATGGTTCCAGAAAACGAATCAGTGAGGgggaaaaaacaaagagagagagagagagagagaacataaaTGGGGTATACCGTATACAGTTTACAGGAGGACAGGAACAACTATAGCCCACAAAGTCTAATCAAATGtttcaattttagaaaataggaataGCTTTACAAAATCTCAAGAGATGTCGGCGGCCAACTTAGAAGGTAGTTCGATCTTGAACCCAAAGAAATTAATCCATTTTGTTtgggtttattttttttatttcatctttgTGTAAAAGATTTTGTAGCAGTAACATTGTAATATAAGGACGGATCTCCCTTCCAACATTCAGAATTTCGGATGGATGCAACCCCCCACCtccaatctttttttcttcttttttactttttctctctttaatcTTTCCCCCTTTTATCTAGCTTTAGCTGAAAATAACGAGAGTTTCCTCTTCTAAGGTAAAAATTGGGTGGTACCACTTCCACCCAAGCTTCTAGAACAAAGGAACAAACGAATAGAATAAGAAATAAGGAAACATACACAATCTGATACAAGTTCCATAGAACAGAGTAGGAATGGTAGGCTTTGGTTGGGTCGAACCAGAGATAGATCCTCTGTTCTCTGTCTCCTTTTCCCCCTGTGAACACATTTGTCTGCAGAATGTAGGGCTGCCCTGTTCGATTTCCCAAGAATTCAAAGTCTATCTCATCGTGCTCTGAGCTCTGAGAAGATAACTGATACAGGAACACCAcaccaccaccaaaaatataaatattgtgatagaagaagagggaaatggaaaaggggggtgggggtgcaTTTATCAGTTGCATTGCAACAACTACCAAGCCCAAACCCTAATTTTTACATACATAGAAAGCAGTGACTGTGCCAGCCGAATCGCCAGGAACCATCTTTATATCCATACTGAAGTGGCCAAACAAATAAGAGCCCTTGGACTGAAATCCAGTACCTTTTTCCAAAACAAAACCCACATCAACATCCAGTCAAGGCTCCTTTTAGATGTGTATTGCAAGCAAAACATCGAATAATAATGATTCAATGGAGGAAGGCTTACCGGTGTATTTATCCAGAAAGAGTTGAACCTCAGAACCACCACTGTAGTACTTGATGTGATCAAAAGCCCATGTAGGCACATAGTTCCTGTAAAATGGGACATTCACTGGCTTCCTGGGTGCAGCTGCCATTGTTCCAGTGGCCAGGAACAAGAAGCAGCAGAGACATAGAGACCAAAGAAAAGAAGCCATGTTTCTGCAAAACAAGAAGCCAAACGGTGATACCATCAATGCATAGTAGTAAACAAACAGAGTAATAGGGTGGAGACAAATGGAGAGAAATGAGAAGTGGAAGACCAATGAGTGTGTGGTATCCTCCTGTCTCGGTAGATTACCAACCTCAAAAATGCTCGATCGAGAGAGAAGGACAGAGAAAGGGGTGGAGAAAAGCCTTGATCGGCCAACCCAGAAGAGTAGTGGAGGATGCAAAACCCAACCCTTTTTGTAGAAGGAAAATAGAGCTTTTATGAATTTATTGTGTGTAatctgtttcctttttttttttaactgcaGAGGGCCATAGGCAGATAGATCATAGACAGATAATATTATGGTTATTATTCTGgccaaaaaaattacattattgAAAGTGATACAGGGGTACAGCTATTATTGTGCAGTGGCAATAAAAGAGGACAAATTAAGAGGCAGAGAGGTAGAGTGCAATTATTTGTTTTGCACATTGGATTGTTTGGCTAGTTTGTGTAGTTTTGAGAGGATGAGCGGAGGATTGAATTGAATTTCCAAGAAAGTCATTTGGAAACATTGAAACGAGTCCAGTTCCAGTCAATTCAATACCACCCGGCAGGCACCCGAGTCCCATCTTCCCACTGGTATTGTTGTAATTTGGTAAAGGTGAACACCACGGCCCCACCCACAACCTTTCTGTCTCTCTGGTCCTTCCAAGTTCCATCCATCCATGGTTGTGATAATGCCTCCGTAAGTGTTTGACAATGTAGGAACTACGAAGTACGAAGTCGATCTGTAAATACGTGATCTGTGTCATTTTGCTTTACTTTTAGTTGGAGAGGGGCAGATGATACTATTAGGTTTTCCTAAAATCCTTACCTTACTTCCCACATG is a window from the Macadamia integrifolia cultivar HAES 741 chromosome 5, SCU_Mint_v3, whole genome shotgun sequence genome containing:
- the LOC122080075 gene encoding probable xyloglucan endotransglucosylase/hydrolase protein B, which translates into the protein MASFLWSLCLCCFLFLATGTMAAAPRKPVNVPFYRNYVPTWAFDHIKYYSGGSEVQLFLDKYTGTGFQSKGSYLFGHFSMDIKMVPGDSAGTVTAFYLSSQSSEHDEIDFEFLGNRTGQPYILQTNVFTGGKGDREQRIYLWFDPTKAYHSYSVLWNLYQIVFLVDDVPIRVFKNSKELGVKFPFNQPMKIYSSLWNADDWATRGGLEKTDWSKAPFVATYRSFHVDGCEASVNANYCASQGKRWWDQKEFQDLDALQWRRLRWVRSKYTIYNYCTDRVRYPTMSPECTRDRDV